A DNA window from Polyangium spumosum contains the following coding sequences:
- a CDS encoding serine/threonine-protein kinase, giving the protein MRASLFAGRYRVVRRLGAGAMGAVYEVLDIATGRPRALKVMHAHAATRGDLRERFRLEARVAGEVESPFLVDVLDAGTDDATGAPYLVMELLHGEDLGQRLRRAGALPAAEVIRLLSQVALALDATHARGIVHRDLKPSNLFVEERPREDARIKIVDFGVAKVLTELGDPETTGAVGTPTYMAPEQIRGLPVGPAADIHALGMVAFTLLVGSPYWEDERGQDPITFALTAVKGPVEPARARAARRGRELAAAFDAWFVRATHPDPERRFSRATIAIRALGVALGVPAAMLEGEELQADDARDADEPRADEQTRTSSATRTGTSDATATRTSDASATMPLGVDTRPPRRRRAVVLLSAGIAALGAGSFVAMFHEDVRPDATRPVPSASRPARALLACPVLVASGVDAPAGWLGAAAAATFCERARVLFGGDPGSTLLPAELLGFPGQPSDRSPEDPYAGPEARTRSLDAARRAEMHIDGEVLRGASGFEVRIVLKNDAGVERDHAEGRGRGLYEAVREVMDALVTRGSLPRAARLAPEEADVSRAKDVDGALRLLDLTLAMAHNAGGLPGACAAVEEKASDLAEIGLIERYRCAYTLGLRTPEITLPALDEASPGALAARARLEHMVFRRDPPEVVEAILKQANEAPSPQARSTLWATASCLLQSTDPGRAAEAALLSVQASPKNPVGEFCAPWLQLAAVTQGTERAPAAVRGMQAWAPWEGYGWLLGALATEDAETSLVFARRAHVLSPFDTYVATVLADRLFSSGLREEVRGLALQVSTGGYPVHRVARDKWLVQVDASEARLSRALERARRVMGTEAEDAGWVRVERLQIAWRALEIGLLLGRGPEVADDIVRVFLEPEPPPLDGAHLDVPLRLPAICARASRGVSRRCFDRFRSLKERLSGGLLPETDAFVAGAERYAEGDLAGAAQAFRPLVRAPGPFVAVMGEAMLEAFEHAGEDEIVGRLLEALEASEAKAAGARAWMAQAATRAARRGDRARAERFARRVIDAWAMADADVPLVRDMRALLTAGARGRNSSNRSDRRGDSGTR; this is encoded by the coding sequence ATGCGCGCGTCCCTCTTCGCAGGGCGCTATCGCGTCGTGCGCCGCCTCGGCGCAGGCGCGATGGGCGCGGTGTACGAGGTGCTGGACATCGCCACGGGGCGACCACGCGCGCTGAAGGTGATGCACGCGCACGCCGCCACGCGGGGCGATCTGCGCGAGCGTTTTCGCCTCGAGGCGCGCGTCGCGGGCGAGGTCGAGAGCCCGTTCCTCGTGGACGTGCTCGACGCAGGGACGGACGACGCGACGGGAGCTCCGTATCTCGTGATGGAGCTCTTGCACGGCGAGGACCTCGGGCAGCGGCTGCGCCGCGCGGGGGCGCTCCCGGCCGCCGAGGTGATCCGACTGCTCTCCCAGGTGGCGCTCGCGCTCGACGCGACACACGCGCGCGGCATCGTCCACCGCGATCTCAAGCCGAGCAACCTCTTCGTCGAGGAGCGCCCGCGCGAGGACGCTCGTATCAAGATCGTCGATTTCGGGGTGGCCAAGGTGCTCACCGAGCTCGGCGATCCGGAGACGACGGGCGCGGTGGGGACACCGACGTACATGGCCCCGGAGCAGATTCGTGGCCTCCCGGTGGGACCGGCCGCGGACATCCACGCGCTCGGAATGGTCGCATTCACGCTCCTCGTGGGAAGCCCTTACTGGGAGGACGAGCGGGGCCAGGATCCCATCACGTTCGCGCTCACGGCGGTGAAGGGCCCCGTCGAGCCGGCGCGCGCCCGCGCGGCGCGGCGCGGGAGGGAGCTGGCGGCGGCGTTCGACGCCTGGTTCGTCCGGGCAACCCATCCCGATCCGGAGCGGCGCTTCTCGCGGGCCACGATCGCGATACGCGCGCTCGGCGTCGCGCTCGGCGTGCCGGCGGCAATGCTCGAGGGGGAGGAGCTCCAAGCGGACGATGCGCGTGATGCGGACGAGCCGCGCGCCGATGAGCAGACGCGGACGTCCAGCGCGACGAGGACGGGGACGTCCGACGCGACGGCCACGCGGACGTCCGACGCGAGCGCCACGATGCCCCTCGGGGTCGATACGCGCCCGCCGCGGCGCCGGAGGGCGGTCGTGCTCCTTTCGGCCGGCATCGCCGCGCTGGGAGCAGGGTCGTTCGTCGCGATGTTTCACGAGGACGTCCGCCCGGATGCGACACGCCCGGTCCCCTCCGCTTCCCGGCCTGCGCGCGCCCTGCTCGCCTGCCCGGTGCTCGTGGCCTCCGGCGTGGATGCGCCGGCGGGGTGGCTGGGCGCGGCGGCGGCGGCGACGTTCTGCGAGCGGGCGCGCGTCCTGTTCGGCGGCGATCCCGGCAGCACGCTCCTGCCCGCGGAGCTTTTGGGTTTTCCTGGACAACCCTCGGATCGATCCCCCGAGGATCCTTACGCGGGGCCCGAGGCCCGGACGCGCTCGCTCGACGCGGCGCGGCGCGCGGAGATGCACATCGACGGCGAGGTGCTCCGGGGCGCGTCGGGGTTCGAGGTGCGGATCGTCTTGAAAAACGACGCGGGGGTGGAGCGTGATCACGCCGAGGGGCGAGGGCGCGGGCTCTACGAGGCCGTGCGGGAGGTGATGGACGCGCTCGTCACGCGCGGGAGCCTGCCGCGGGCGGCGCGCCTCGCGCCGGAGGAGGCCGACGTGTCGCGCGCCAAGGACGTGGACGGCGCGCTCCGCTTGCTCGATCTGACGCTCGCGATGGCGCACAACGCGGGCGGCTTGCCGGGCGCCTGCGCGGCCGTGGAGGAGAAGGCGTCCGATCTCGCGGAGATCGGCCTGATCGAGCGATACCGATGCGCGTACACGCTGGGGCTGCGCACGCCGGAGATCACGTTGCCGGCGCTCGACGAGGCGTCGCCCGGCGCGCTCGCGGCGCGGGCGCGGCTCGAACACATGGTCTTTCGGCGCGATCCGCCCGAGGTCGTGGAGGCCATTTTGAAGCAGGCGAACGAGGCGCCTTCCCCGCAGGCGCGGAGCACGCTCTGGGCGACGGCGTCATGCCTCCTGCAATCGACGGATCCAGGGCGGGCGGCGGAGGCGGCGCTGCTCTCCGTGCAGGCCTCGCCGAAGAACCCGGTGGGCGAGTTCTGCGCGCCGTGGCTGCAGCTCGCGGCGGTGACGCAGGGGACGGAGAGGGCGCCCGCGGCCGTGCGAGGAATGCAGGCGTGGGCGCCGTGGGAGGGTTATGGCTGGCTGCTCGGGGCGCTGGCCACCGAGGACGCGGAGACGTCGCTCGTATTCGCGCGGCGGGCGCACGTCCTCTCGCCCTTCGATACGTACGTGGCCACGGTCCTCGCGGATCGGCTCTTTTCCTCGGGGCTGCGCGAGGAGGTCCGGGGGCTCGCCTTGCAGGTCTCGACCGGGGGATATCCGGTGCACCGCGTGGCGCGCGACAAATGGCTCGTGCAGGTGGACGCGAGCGAGGCGCGGTTGTCGAGGGCGCTCGAGCGCGCGCGGCGGGTGATGGGGACCGAGGCGGAGGACGCGGGGTGGGTGCGGGTGGAGCGATTGCAGATCGCGTGGCGGGCGCTCGAAATCGGGCTGCTGCTGGGCCGCGGGCCCGAGGTCGCCGACGACATCGTCCGCGTGTTCCTGGAGCCGGAGCCGCCGCCGCTCGACGGCGCGCACCTCGACGTGCCCCTGCGGCTACCGGCGATCTGCGCGCGGGCTTCGCGCGGCGTGTCGCGGCGGTGCTTCGATCGATTTCGTTCCCTGAAGGAGCGGCTCTCGGGCGGCCTCCTGCCGGAGACCGATGCATTCGTGGCGGGCGCGGAGCGGTACGCGGAGGGGGATCTCGCGGGCGCGGCGCAGGCATTTCGTCCCCTCGTGCGCGCGCCCGGGCCCTTCGTCGCGGTGATGGGCGAGGCCATGCTGGAGGCATTCGAACACGCGGGCGAGGACGAGATCGTCGGGCGGCTCCTGGAGGCGCTCGAGGCGAGCGAGGCGAAGGCCGCAGGGGCGCGGGCGTGGATGGCGCAGGCGGCGACGCGGGCCGCGCGGCGCGGCGATCGAGCGCGGGCCGAGCGATTCGCGCGGCGGGTGATCGACGCGTGGGCGATGGCGGACGCGGACGTCCCGCTGGTGCGGGACATGCGGGCGCTGCTCACGGCAGGTGCGCGAGGGCGCAATTCTTCAAATCGTTCAGATCGCAGGGGTGATTCAGGTACACGGTGA
- a CDS encoding response regulator, producing MAKLLIVDDDDETRVWMASALSDVGHEVHTSPSGRDALRGLSAWTPDLVLVDVLMPEMDGFALNRILRSRGIPTVFVTVVKREAEAILHGVSGYVEKPVTASELRAVVERVLGGATGGAILLVEDDAFLRHMYRSVLSPRFEVLEAENGHEALLTLAAQKVALVITDIHMPVMNGVELVRAIRSDPAIRDLPVVVQSCDTSSVRSPVWSGLHVSRVMRKEDFIGWLIGQIEEQLSSSLRVESA from the coding sequence ATGGCGAAGCTCCTGATCGTGGACGACGACGACGAGACGAGGGTCTGGATGGCCTCGGCGCTTTCGGACGTCGGCCACGAGGTGCACACGAGCCCGAGTGGTCGTGACGCGCTGCGGGGGCTCTCGGCGTGGACGCCGGATCTCGTGCTGGTCGACGTCCTGATGCCGGAGATGGATGGCTTCGCGCTGAACCGCATCCTGCGGAGCCGCGGCATCCCCACGGTCTTCGTCACGGTGGTGAAGCGCGAGGCCGAGGCCATCCTGCACGGCGTCTCGGGGTACGTGGAGAAGCCGGTGACGGCCTCGGAGCTGCGGGCGGTGGTGGAGCGTGTGCTCGGCGGCGCCACGGGTGGAGCCATCCTGCTCGTGGAGGACGACGCGTTCTTGCGTCACATGTACCGCTCGGTGCTGTCGCCGCGCTTCGAGGTGCTCGAGGCCGAGAACGGCCACGAGGCGCTGTTGACCCTGGCGGCGCAGAAGGTCGCGCTGGTGATCACGGACATCCACATGCCGGTGATGAACGGGGTGGAGCTCGTCCGGGCGATCCGGAGTGATCCCGCGATCCGCGACCTGCCCGTCGTCGTGCAGAGCTGCGACACCTCGTCGGTCCGCTCGCCGGTCTGGTCGGGGCTGCACGTCTCGCGCGTGATGCGGAAAGAGGATTTCATCGGTTGGCTGATCGGGCAGATCGAGGAGCAACTGTCGTCGAGCCTGCGCGTCGAGTCGGCCTGA
- a CDS encoding sensor histidine kinase — METLISSSVLASLGKVVLERQRDGAFVLRGSPPDWYARLTQGVPAAHTPIRAETLFPFLEVFLPEAEGVFRGEGPTRLDSDIWCETAAGGEELPLVASALKLGPRCLLVITRCDELFRERRLLLQRARELRFTYDALSREIEQKDILMHCIVHDLASPLQTILGVLSSLDERHAPGEEGVLVELALEAALRQRAMIREILSVFASEHGDLDATHEETAVSDLRAGIGRVVAAQELTARGRKVRIEEDVAAPHLLVIADEPRLVRVLSNLLDNAIRHSPVGGRVRVAAREDGPNVEVRVEDEGPGVPAALAPRLFQRFSRGNGPEAGTGLGLYFCRITVERWGGSIGYDAPPEGGARFWFRLRKAPASVASLAA; from the coding sequence ATGGAGACCTTGATCTCGAGCTCGGTCCTCGCCTCCCTCGGGAAGGTGGTCCTCGAGCGCCAGCGCGACGGGGCGTTCGTCTTGCGCGGCAGCCCGCCGGACTGGTATGCGCGGCTGACGCAGGGCGTGCCGGCGGCGCACACGCCCATCCGCGCGGAGACGTTGTTTCCGTTCCTCGAGGTGTTCCTGCCCGAGGCGGAGGGCGTCTTTCGCGGCGAAGGGCCGACGCGGCTCGACTCGGACATCTGGTGCGAGACGGCCGCGGGCGGCGAGGAGCTGCCCCTCGTGGCGTCCGCGCTGAAGCTCGGGCCGCGCTGCCTGCTCGTGATCACGCGCTGCGACGAGCTCTTCCGCGAGCGACGGCTGCTCCTGCAGCGCGCCCGCGAGCTGCGCTTCACCTACGACGCGCTCTCCCGCGAGATCGAGCAGAAGGACATCCTCATGCATTGCATCGTCCACGACCTCGCGAGCCCGCTGCAGACGATCCTCGGCGTGCTCTCGTCGCTCGACGAGCGACACGCGCCCGGGGAGGAGGGCGTGCTCGTCGAGCTGGCGCTCGAGGCGGCGCTGCGGCAACGCGCGATGATCCGCGAGATCCTGAGCGTCTTCGCGTCCGAGCACGGCGACCTCGACGCCACGCACGAGGAGACGGCGGTCTCGGATCTGCGGGCCGGGATCGGCCGCGTGGTCGCGGCGCAAGAGCTGACGGCGCGCGGGCGGAAGGTGCGGATCGAGGAGGACGTCGCGGCCCCGCATCTGCTCGTCATCGCAGACGAGCCGAGGCTCGTGCGGGTGCTGTCGAACCTGCTCGACAACGCGATCCGGCACAGCCCGGTCGGGGGCCGGGTCCGGGTGGCGGCGCGCGAGGACGGCCCGAACGTCGAGGTGCGCGTGGAGGACGAGGGGCCGGGCGTGCCGGCCGCGCTGGCGCCGCGCCTGTTCCAGCGCTTCAGCCGAGGGAACGGGCCCGAGGCAGGGACGGGGCTCGGGCTTTATTTCTGCCGGATCACGGTCGAGCGCTGGGGTGGCTCGATCGGCTACGACGCGCCGCCCGAGGGAGGGGCTCGATTCTGGTTCCGTCTTCGCAAGGCCCCCGCTTCCGTGGCGTCCCTCGCGGCATGA